A genomic segment from Janibacter sp. DB-40 encodes:
- a CDS encoding TetR/AcrR family transcriptional regulator, giving the protein MVKEELGLRELKKQMTRESIADAALQLTLEKGLSDVTIEEIAQVAFVSPRTVSNYFSCKEEAVVTAGGDASADLIEEFAQRPEDEAPLEALRQVVTNFVASTTSEDLRLSVQKMQLIDDNPSLRPYQVAQHAHLEELLRLKIAERTGGDVDRDLYPWLVAAAAVTAVTAAMRLWAKSDSSPEELTRLVQTAFTLTSDGLPSPTLGN; this is encoded by the coding sequence ATGGTCAAGGAAGAGTTGGGCCTCAGAGAGCTGAAGAAGCAGATGACCCGCGAGTCGATCGCGGACGCCGCGCTTCAGTTGACCCTGGAAAAAGGGCTGAGCGACGTGACGATCGAGGAGATCGCCCAGGTGGCATTCGTCTCGCCGCGCACCGTTTCCAACTACTTCTCGTGCAAGGAAGAGGCCGTCGTGACTGCCGGCGGCGACGCCTCGGCCGACCTCATCGAGGAGTTCGCCCAGCGCCCGGAGGACGAGGCGCCCCTTGAGGCCCTACGCCAGGTGGTGACGAACTTCGTGGCCTCGACGACTTCCGAGGACCTGCGCCTGAGCGTGCAGAAGATGCAGCTGATCGACGACAACCCCTCCCTGCGCCCTTACCAAGTGGCACAGCACGCGCACCTGGAGGAGCTCCTGCGCTTGAAGATCGCCGAGCGCACTGGTGGCGACGTCGACAGGGACCTCTACCCTTGGCTCGTCGCCGCTGCCGCCGTGACCGCCGTGACCGCCGCGATGCGGCTGTGGGCGAAATCGGACAGCTCGCCCGAGGAGCTCACGCGGCTGGTGCAGACCGCCTTCACCCTGACCTCCGACGGCCTGCCATCGCCCACCCTCGGCAACTGA
- a CDS encoding type II secretion system F family protein: MTRVLTSGAGPGVIALALALLVLTYLLLSPGPARLPRDRRRPQDARPSALTGATDTATRLVDTILRRRGADNSIAAALDNAGLTTRVQDFAFLVGIGALVAATIGLLLAGPLLALPLAAAAPLVAKIALRVLASRRRVAFAEQLDDSLQLMASSLRAGHSLLQALASVATEAEEPTSTEFARIINETRVGRPLNEALDETAERMGSEDFNWVMQAIVINREVGGNLADVLDGVGHTIRERNQIRRQVKVLAAEGKMSVYVLMALPVGIAGFLWLTNPEYLAPFTQSLLGYGLLALSLVMFAIGGVWLRKTARITF; this comes from the coding sequence GTGACCCGGGTCCTGACGTCCGGCGCCGGGCCGGGTGTGATCGCCCTCGCCCTCGCGCTCCTCGTGCTGACCTACCTGCTGCTCAGTCCCGGGCCGGCACGCCTGCCCAGGGACCGACGTCGTCCGCAGGACGCGCGCCCCAGTGCCCTGACCGGTGCCACCGACACGGCGACGAGGCTCGTCGACACGATCCTTCGCCGTCGCGGTGCCGACAACAGCATCGCTGCTGCCCTGGACAACGCCGGCCTGACCACGCGAGTCCAGGACTTCGCCTTCCTGGTGGGCATCGGCGCCCTGGTCGCCGCCACGATCGGCCTGCTCCTGGCGGGTCCGCTGCTCGCCCTCCCGCTGGCCGCGGCGGCCCCCCTCGTCGCCAAGATCGCACTACGCGTCCTGGCGAGCCGGCGTCGGGTCGCGTTCGCCGAGCAGCTCGACGACTCCCTCCAGCTCATGGCATCCAGCCTGCGGGCGGGTCACAGCCTCCTGCAGGCCCTGGCGTCCGTCGCCACCGAGGCCGAGGAGCCGACCTCCACCGAGTTCGCCCGCATCATCAACGAGACGAGAGTCGGCCGCCCGCTCAACGAGGCCCTCGACGAGACCGCCGAGCGCATGGGCAGCGAGGACTTCAACTGGGTCATGCAAGCGATCGTCATCAATCGTGAGGTGGGCGGCAACCTCGCCGACGTGCTCGACGGCGTCGGTCACACCATCCGTGAGCGCAACCAGATCCGCCGTCAGGTCAAGGTCTTGGCGGCAGAGGGGAAGATGTCCGTCTACGTCCTCATGGCGCTGCCGGTCGGCATCGCCGGCTTCCTCTGGCTCACCAACCCCGAGTACCTGGCTCCGTTCACGCAGAGCCTCCTCGGCTACGGGCTGCTCGCCCTGTCGCTCGTGATGTTCGCCATCGGAGGCGTGTGGCTCCGCAAGACCGCACGCATCACGTTCTGA
- a CDS encoding ABC transporter ATP-binding protein produces MSIRFEEVHLDLGDRTVLRGIDAELTERRVGIIGANGSGKSSLARTINALVRPTRGRVLLSGRDVAEDPKGARRTVGFLFPDATSQIVMPTVREDLAFSVRGLPRAEREAKVEAALVASGLADHADHPCHLLSSGQQQQLALAAVLLVDPEIIVADEPTTLLDLRNQRAARERFAALRQQFVLVTHHLELLEDFDRVLLIADGVIAADGAPAEVIEHYERMMA; encoded by the coding sequence ATGAGCATCCGATTCGAGGAGGTCCACCTCGACCTCGGGGACCGCACGGTCCTGCGCGGGATCGACGCGGAGCTGACCGAGCGACGCGTCGGCATCATCGGCGCCAACGGCTCGGGCAAGTCCAGCCTCGCCCGCACGATCAACGCGCTCGTGCGGCCGACCCGTGGTCGGGTGCTCCTCTCGGGTCGGGACGTCGCTGAGGACCCGAAGGGGGCCCGCCGCACCGTGGGTTTCCTCTTCCCCGACGCGACCTCGCAGATCGTCATGCCCACGGTGCGTGAGGACCTCGCGTTCTCGGTGCGGGGACTGCCCCGCGCCGAGCGCGAGGCGAAGGTCGAGGCGGCGCTGGTCGCCTCGGGTCTGGCCGACCACGCCGACCACCCCTGCCACCTGCTCTCCTCGGGCCAGCAGCAGCAGCTCGCGCTGGCCGCGGTGCTGCTCGTCGACCCGGAGATCATCGTGGCCGACGAGCCGACGACCCTGCTCGACCTGCGCAACCAGCGCGCGGCCCGGGAGCGCTTCGCCGCGCTGCGCCAACAGTTCGTGCTCGTCACCCACCACCTGGAGCTGCTCGAGGACTTCGACCGGGTGCTGCTCATCGCCGACGGGGTGATCGCTGCGGACGGGGCACCGGCCGAGGTGATCGAGCACTACGAGCGGATGATGGCGTGA
- a CDS encoding TadE/TadG family type IV pilus assembly protein, translating to MTSRRQDRGAAAVEFALLFPLLVLLVLGIAEFGRAYHVQTVLSAAARDGVRVMALQDSPADARAVAKTSALPLVTLTDGDIGVTPTTCATTTGAAQTATVTITRDVSLMLLSDQFTVTLTGKGTMRCNG from the coding sequence ATGACGTCTCGACGGCAGGATCGTGGGGCGGCCGCAGTGGAGTTCGCTCTCCTGTTCCCGCTGTTGGTGCTCCTGGTGCTCGGCATCGCGGAGTTCGGGCGGGCCTACCATGTCCAGACCGTGCTGTCGGCCGCGGCTCGCGATGGTGTCCGGGTCATGGCCCTGCAGGACAGCCCCGCCGACGCCCGTGCCGTGGCGAAGACCTCGGCGTTGCCGCTCGTGACGCTGACGGACGGTGATATCGGTGTCACCCCCACGACCTGTGCCACGACCACGGGTGCGGCGCAGACGGCCACCGTCACCATCACAAGGGACGTGAGTTTGATGCTCCTGTCCGACCAGTTCACCGTCACGCTGACCGGCAAGGGGACCATGCGATGCAACGGTTGA
- a CDS encoding RcpC/CpaB family pilus assembly protein gives MSRRLVAAAVALVLTIIGTLVIVSYVAGADERAMSDLEPVKVLVVTEEIPKGTPASQLADRVAVKTVPASAKAPGALTSLEEVSGQVVETELTTGEQLPAHRFVEPDALAAAGEIEAPAGSHQITVRLDRTRVIGGHLRAGEKVGIFVSLEGEAQDGKTSLMDHNVLVTRVQGGVAPPADPAAEPAAEPAAAAPPAETIMVTLALDAPAAEKVVYAAEYERIWLSLEGAKADASGARTVTRENLGQ, from the coding sequence GTGTCCCGTCGTCTTGTCGCCGCAGCAGTGGCCCTCGTGCTGACCATCATCGGCACCCTCGTCATCGTGTCCTACGTGGCCGGTGCGGACGAGCGCGCCATGTCCGACCTCGAACCCGTCAAGGTGCTCGTGGTCACCGAGGAGATCCCGAAGGGCACACCGGCCAGCCAGCTGGCCGATCGGGTCGCCGTTAAGACGGTGCCGGCGTCCGCGAAGGCGCCCGGTGCCCTGACCTCCCTGGAAGAGGTCTCGGGACAGGTCGTCGAGACGGAGCTGACGACCGGCGAACAACTGCCGGCCCATCGCTTCGTCGAGCCTGACGCGCTTGCTGCGGCGGGGGAGATCGAGGCGCCCGCCGGGTCGCACCAGATCACCGTCCGGTTGGACCGCACCCGTGTGATCGGTGGCCATCTGCGCGCGGGTGAGAAGGTGGGCATCTTCGTCTCGCTCGAGGGTGAGGCCCAGGATGGCAAGACCTCCCTCATGGACCACAACGTGCTCGTGACCAGGGTCCAGGGCGGGGTGGCCCCGCCGGCTGACCCGGCCGCCGAGCCGGCCGCCGAGCCCGCGGCTGCCGCACCGCCGGCCGAGACCATCATGGTCACGCTGGCACTCGACGCTCCGGCGGCGGAGAAGGTCGTCTACGCGGCCGAGTACGAGCGCATCTGGCTCTCGCTGGAGGGCGCGAAGGCCGATGCCAGCGGCGCTCGTACCGTGACGCGGGAGAACCTGGGCCAATGA
- a CDS encoding energy-coupling factor transporter transmembrane component T encodes MNLVGVYRSGDSWAHRLPAGVKILALVLLTIGALLISSPWVALGLLATSLVALLSTGVRLRMLSKPLRFVGIAAVVLAAIMWWQQGPGAAAVTVGRLLSLVLLAWTVSLTTRVSEMLATLQRGLSPLRRVGVNTEVIGMTIALAVRSVPLLMATVETAQQARRARGRGWSITALGVPVVVRSARVAEELGDALIARGYDPGERPES; translated from the coding sequence GTGAACCTCGTCGGGGTCTACCGCTCCGGCGACTCGTGGGCGCACCGGCTGCCTGCGGGGGTGAAGATCCTCGCGCTCGTGCTCCTCACGATCGGGGCGCTGCTGATCTCCTCACCGTGGGTCGCGCTCGGCCTGCTCGCGACGTCGCTGGTCGCCCTGCTGTCGACCGGGGTGCGGCTGCGCATGCTCTCCAAGCCGCTGCGCTTCGTCGGCATCGCCGCGGTCGTGCTGGCCGCGATCATGTGGTGGCAGCAGGGCCCGGGCGCCGCGGCCGTGACCGTCGGGCGCCTGCTCTCCCTCGTGCTGCTCGCATGGACGGTCTCGCTGACCACCCGGGTGAGCGAGATGCTGGCCACCCTGCAGCGCGGTCTCTCCCCGCTGCGACGGGTCGGTGTCAACACCGAGGTCATCGGGATGACCATCGCCCTGGCCGTGCGCAGCGTGCCGCTGCTCATGGCGACCGTCGAGACCGCACAGCAGGCGCGACGGGCCCGTGGGCGCGGGTGGTCGATCACCGCGCTCGGGGTTCCTGTCGTCGTGCGGTCGGCGCGGGTCGCGGAGGAGCTGGGTGATGCGCTCATCGCGCGGGGGTACGACCCGGGCGAGCGGCCGGAGAGCTGA
- a CDS encoding type II secretion system F family protein yields MILLTAVATGLCLGVLVWAVVAGPDVTRRRVVTNLHRGLPSTGAGGEDDGAREPAAAALPVLARRLTPAGVVRRLDLLHGRAGRPAAWQLERLLVVKTVLPVFGVLVTLLLTSKPLLIVLGLTVTLVCYFVPELLLYSRGLERREEITLSLADTLDQMMIAVEAGLGFDSAMARAGKNGDGPLAEELVRTLQDIQLGQSRRDAYDALAQRTDVPDLRRFVRSIIQADAYGVAVVDVLRTQAAEMRMKRRQRAEEKAMQIPVKVIFPLMLCILPVLFIVLLGPVALKMMTAFS; encoded by the coding sequence ATGATCCTGCTGACCGCCGTCGCCACCGGCCTCTGCCTGGGCGTGCTCGTCTGGGCGGTGGTGGCCGGCCCGGACGTGACGCGCCGGCGCGTCGTGACCAATCTCCATCGCGGCCTCCCCAGCACCGGTGCCGGTGGAGAGGACGACGGGGCACGAGAGCCCGCCGCCGCTGCCCTTCCCGTGCTCGCCCGCCGACTCACTCCGGCAGGGGTCGTCAGGCGGTTGGACCTGCTCCACGGGCGGGCGGGGCGCCCGGCGGCCTGGCAGCTCGAGAGGCTCCTCGTCGTCAAGACGGTGCTCCCGGTCTTCGGCGTGCTCGTCACCCTGCTCCTGACCAGCAAGCCGCTGCTGATCGTGCTGGGGCTCACGGTCACGCTGGTGTGCTACTTCGTGCCCGAGCTGCTGCTGTACAGCCGCGGACTGGAACGACGCGAGGAGATCACCCTGTCGTTGGCCGACACCCTGGACCAGATGATGATCGCCGTCGAGGCCGGACTGGGCTTCGACTCCGCCATGGCACGGGCCGGGAAGAACGGGGACGGACCCCTGGCCGAGGAGCTGGTGCGCACCCTGCAGGACATCCAGCTCGGCCAGTCCCGCCGGGACGCCTATGACGCGCTCGCCCAGCGGACCGATGTACCCGACCTGCGCCGCTTCGTCCGCTCGATCATCCAGGCCGACGCCTACGGTGTCGCCGTGGTCGACGTGCTGCGCACGCAGGCAGCCGAGATGCGGATGAAACGGCGCCAGCGTGCGGAGGAGAAGGCCATGCAGATCCCGGTCAAGGTGATCTTCCCGCTGATGCTGTGCATCCTGCCGGTGCTCTTCATCGTGCTGCTGGGTCCGGTCGCGTTGAAGATGATGACCGCCTTCAGCTGA
- a CDS encoding AAA family ATPase, protein MTRIALATASADLEARFRAATGGAFVALPPAPLPSNPAQLFALLDGAPAPDVVVLDTELAEEHALDLATLLDEQCPQIAVVLVAEHGPDLGLAAMRAGVRDIYHPQADIAEVQSVLDRASLAAQALAQTVAPPSSDDLPATGRVIGVLSPKGGVGKTTVATNLAVGLARTAPNSTVLVDLDAQFGDVATALDLAPEFTLADVVHGSAARDSMVLKTFLTLHETGLHVICGPPSPAAADTITSEDVSQLLQMLALEFRYVVVDTAPGLSEHTLAALDRTTDHVLLTSMDVPGVRGLRKELDTLAELGMLTPARHVVVNFADKRGGLSVADVEATIGTKVDLRLPVSPATRVATNKGVPLLQSGGRDPVTKGLRRLVERLTIPETVIAQPDPDSRPPRHGRRRGR, encoded by the coding sequence ATGACCCGCATCGCACTGGCCACCGCCTCCGCGGATCTGGAGGCCCGGTTCCGCGCCGCGACCGGGGGAGCGTTCGTCGCCCTGCCTCCGGCGCCCCTGCCGAGCAACCCGGCCCAGCTCTTCGCACTGCTCGACGGTGCCCCCGCACCGGACGTGGTGGTGCTGGACACCGAGCTGGCCGAGGAGCACGCCCTCGACTTGGCGACGCTGCTGGACGAGCAGTGCCCGCAGATCGCCGTGGTCCTGGTCGCCGAGCACGGTCCGGATCTCGGGCTGGCTGCCATGCGCGCCGGCGTCCGCGACATCTACCACCCGCAGGCCGACATCGCCGAGGTCCAGTCCGTCCTCGACCGGGCCTCGCTCGCCGCGCAGGCACTCGCGCAGACCGTCGCGCCCCCGAGCTCGGACGACCTTCCGGCGACGGGACGGGTGATCGGCGTGCTCTCCCCCAAGGGGGGTGTGGGCAAGACCACCGTGGCCACCAACCTGGCCGTCGGCCTGGCGCGCACCGCCCCCAACTCCACCGTCCTCGTCGATCTCGACGCACAGTTCGGCGATGTCGCCACCGCGTTAGACCTGGCCCCGGAATTCACCCTGGCCGACGTCGTCCACGGCTCGGCGGCACGCGACTCCATGGTCCTCAAGACCTTCCTGACCCTCCACGAGACGGGCCTGCACGTCATCTGCGGACCGCCCTCGCCCGCCGCGGCCGACACGATCACCAGTGAGGACGTCTCGCAGCTGCTGCAGATGCTCGCTCTCGAGTTCCGCTACGTCGTCGTCGACACCGCCCCGGGCCTGTCCGAGCACACCCTCGCCGCGCTGGACCGCACCACCGACCACGTCCTGCTGACCAGCATGGACGTGCCGGGCGTGCGCGGCCTGCGCAAGGAGCTGGACACGCTGGCAGAGCTCGGGATGCTCACCCCCGCCCGGCACGTCGTCGTCAACTTCGCCGACAAGCGCGGGGGGCTGTCGGTCGCGGACGTGGAAGCCACCATCGGCACCAAGGTCGACCTCCGGCTGCCCGTATCGCCCGCCACCCGGGTCGCCACCAACAAGGGGGTGCCGCTCCTGCAGTCGGGGGGCCGCGACCCGGTGACGAAAGGGTTACGACGTCTGGTCGAGCGACTCACGATCCCCGAGACCGTCATCGCGCAGCCGGACCCCGACTCACGCCCGCCCCGTCACGGACGAAGGAGAGGACGATGA
- a CDS encoding biotin transporter BioY translates to MSAAPQTHSDSAVKEIAYVAVFAALIVALTLFPAIDIGPVPITLQTFAVALAAMVLGARRGALTVLTYLALIAIGLPVAAGYVGGLGVFAGPTGGFLVGFVPTALVVGALATWAVRREVSVLRLVLAGIAGMPVLYVIGTAWLMTVTGMGLGAALGAAVLPFLIGDVVKNVLAAIVAAGALRALPDLRRR, encoded by the coding sequence GTGAGCGCCGCACCGCAGACCCACAGCGACTCCGCCGTCAAGGAGATCGCCTACGTCGCGGTCTTCGCGGCGCTCATCGTCGCGCTGACCCTCTTCCCCGCGATCGACATCGGTCCGGTGCCGATCACGCTGCAGACCTTCGCCGTCGCGCTCGCCGCGATGGTCCTCGGTGCACGCCGCGGCGCGCTGACCGTGCTGACCTACCTGGCGCTCATCGCGATCGGCCTGCCCGTCGCCGCGGGCTACGTCGGTGGGCTCGGGGTCTTCGCCGGGCCCACCGGCGGCTTCCTCGTCGGATTCGTCCCGACGGCGCTCGTCGTCGGGGCCCTCGCGACGTGGGCCGTGCGCCGCGAGGTCTCGGTGCTGCGGCTCGTGCTCGCCGGCATCGCCGGCATGCCCGTGCTCTACGTCATCGGCACCGCGTGGCTGATGACCGTCACCGGGATGGGTCTCGGCGCGGCGCTGGGCGCGGCCGTGCTGCCCTTCCTCATCGGTGACGTGGTCAAGAACGTCCTCGCGGCGATCGTCGCCGCGGGTGCCCTGCGCGCGCTGCCCGACCTGCGTCGCCGCTGA
- a CDS encoding Flp family type IVb pilin, translating into MNRAAAYLATMYTLVGDRFEGRKERGATAVEYGLLVGLIAVVIIVAVTTLGTELNSMFTEVGTKLKGGEAPAAETL; encoded by the coding sequence ATGAACCGTGCAGCCGCTTACCTGGCCACCATGTACACGCTCGTCGGCGACCGCTTCGAGGGTCGCAAGGAGCGCGGCGCCACCGCCGTCGAGTACGGGCTGCTGGTCGGCCTGATCGCCGTTGTCATCATCGTCGCGGTCACGACCCTCGGCACTGAGCTGAACTCGATGTTCACGGAGGTCGGGACCAAGCTGAAGGGCGGCGAGGCGCCGGCGGCCGAGACCCTCTGA
- a CDS encoding CpaF family protein: MKTQTQPAKAPAADARARTTTPPTSPRKTSPGTSPRTPPATVTTGSDALTKLKDRATTTLFERIGARLNDPSLDEDQLHHIVRTELNHVVEEEKVPLSGDERRRLIREVQDDVLGHGPLQRLLDDPEVTEIMVNGPEMVYVEHQGKLTRSDARFTSEEQLRRVIERIVSRVGRRIDESSPLVDARLADGSRVNAVIPPLAFSGSTLTIRKFAKDPFKVNDLIGFGTISPEMAELLQACVEARLNIIVSGGTGTGKTTLLNVLSSFIPEGERIVTIEDAVELQLQQEHIVRLESRPSNIEGKGEISIRELVRNSLRMRPDRIVVGEVRGGETLDMLQAMNTGHDGSLSTVHANSPRDAVARLETLVLMAGMDLPLRAIREQIASAVDVIVQLTRLRDGTRRVTAVTELQGMEGQTVTLQDAFLFDYSAGVDASGRFLGKPEPTGIRPTFTDRFADLGITLSPSVFGAPQSGAYR, translated from the coding sequence GTGAAGACGCAGACCCAGCCCGCGAAGGCACCCGCGGCGGACGCGAGAGCCCGGACGACGACCCCGCCCACCTCGCCGCGGAAGACGTCTCCGGGGACATCTCCCCGCACACCACCGGCCACCGTCACGACGGGCAGCGATGCCCTGACCAAGCTGAAGGACCGCGCCACCACGACCCTCTTCGAGCGGATCGGCGCCCGACTCAACGACCCCTCGTTGGACGAGGACCAGCTCCACCACATCGTGCGCACCGAGCTGAACCACGTCGTGGAGGAGGAGAAGGTGCCCCTCTCCGGCGACGAGCGCCGCAGACTGATCCGGGAGGTGCAGGACGACGTCCTCGGCCACGGCCCCCTGCAGCGGCTGCTCGACGACCCGGAGGTCACCGAGATCATGGTCAACGGCCCCGAGATGGTCTACGTCGAGCACCAGGGCAAGCTCACCCGCAGCGATGCACGGTTCACCTCCGAGGAGCAGCTGCGGCGGGTGATCGAACGCATCGTCTCCCGGGTCGGTCGCCGCATCGACGAGTCCTCCCCGTTGGTCGACGCACGCCTGGCCGACGGTTCCCGCGTCAACGCGGTCATCCCACCGCTGGCCTTCAGCGGCTCGACGCTGACGATCCGCAAGTTCGCCAAGGATCCCTTCAAGGTCAACGACCTCATCGGGTTCGGCACGATCAGCCCCGAGATGGCAGAACTGCTCCAGGCCTGCGTCGAGGCACGGCTGAACATCATCGTCTCCGGTGGCACCGGGACGGGGAAGACCACCCTGCTGAACGTGCTCTCCTCCTTCATCCCCGAGGGGGAGCGGATCGTCACGATCGAGGACGCGGTGGAGCTGCAGCTGCAGCAGGAGCACATCGTGCGCCTGGAGAGCCGCCCGTCCAACATCGAGGGCAAGGGCGAGATCAGCATCCGCGAGCTGGTGCGCAACTCGCTGCGCATGCGCCCCGACCGCATCGTCGTCGGCGAGGTCCGCGGCGGGGAGACCCTGGACATGCTGCAGGCGATGAACACGGGCCATGACGGCTCGCTGTCGACCGTGCACGCGAACTCACCGCGTGACGCCGTCGCGCGTCTGGAGACCCTCGTACTCATGGCCGGCATGGACCTGCCGCTGCGCGCGATCCGCGAGCAGATCGCCTCCGCGGTCGACGTGATCGTCCAGCTGACCCGTCTGCGCGACGGCACCCGTCGAGTCACCGCGGTCACCGAGCTGCAGGGCATGGAAGGGCAGACCGTCACCCTGCAGGACGCCTTCCTCTTCGACTACTCGGCCGGCGTGGACGCCTCCGGCAGGTTCCTCGGCAAGCCGGAGCCGACCGGGATCCGACCCACCTTCACCGACCGCTTCGCCGACCTGGGCATCACCCTGTCGCCGAGCGTCTTCGGTGCACCCCAGAGCGGTGCGTACCGGTGA
- a CDS encoding pilus assembly protein TadG-related protein, translating into MQRLIRPEERERGAAAVVVALLMVPLIGFAAISIDVAAMYAERQQLQTGADAAVLAIAQDCAREACGDPAQTAQELAVPNSNDGDPTATLAHFDPTVGRVTVDNQGTSEHWFAPVLGQEDSAVVSARSSAGWGYPSGGTAMLPLALSYCEWESQTGGGLPSGTTPRTIYLSGTSGAATPCPGPSGNVPGGFGWLKTDGSTSCNATSVILQTLLTDTGVSVSSGCTPEDFVALHDTTVLLPIFDKSTGTGSSATYRVYGYAAFRLTGYSFNGSYKWNAPCSGDARCIRGYFTQFVDLSDAFDYSMTAPRLGAAVISLTE; encoded by the coding sequence ATGCAACGGTTGATCCGGCCCGAGGAGCGCGAGCGCGGTGCGGCCGCCGTCGTCGTGGCGCTGCTGATGGTCCCGCTGATCGGCTTCGCGGCCATCTCGATCGATGTCGCCGCCATGTATGCCGAGCGGCAGCAGCTGCAGACCGGAGCCGATGCCGCCGTGCTGGCCATCGCCCAGGACTGCGCGCGCGAGGCCTGCGGCGACCCCGCCCAGACGGCCCAGGAGCTCGCCGTTCCCAACAGCAACGACGGGGACCCCACGGCCACCCTCGCCCACTTCGACCCCACCGTCGGCCGGGTCACTGTGGACAACCAGGGCACCAGTGAGCACTGGTTCGCCCCCGTGCTCGGGCAGGAGGACAGCGCCGTGGTCTCGGCCAGGAGCTCGGCCGGCTGGGGCTACCCGAGCGGTGGCACCGCCATGCTGCCCCTGGCCCTGTCCTACTGCGAGTGGGAGAGCCAGACCGGTGGCGGCCTGCCCTCCGGCACCACACCGCGCACGATCTATCTGTCCGGCACCAGTGGCGCCGCCACGCCGTGCCCGGGGCCGTCCGGCAACGTGCCCGGCGGGTTCGGCTGGCTCAAGACCGACGGGTCCACCAGCTGCAACGCGACCTCGGTGATCCTCCAGACCCTGCTGACGGACACCGGTGTCTCGGTCTCCAGCGGGTGCACCCCCGAGGACTTCGTGGCCCTGCACGACACCACGGTGCTCCTGCCCATCTTCGACAAGTCGACGGGCACGGGCTCATCCGCGACGTACCGCGTGTATGGCTACGCGGCGTTCAGGCTCACCGGTTACAGCTTCAACGGCTCGTACAAGTGGAACGCTCCGTGCAGCGGTGACGCGCGGTGCATCCGGGGGTACTTCACCCAGTTCGTGGACCTGTCCGACGCCTTCGACTACAGCATGACCGCGCCGAGGCTCGGTGCCGCCGTCATCTCCCTGACCGAATAA
- a CDS encoding type II secretion system F family protein, whose product MTIVVVGVLFIALAVVVIVMAVGAGPSGPTGVARSLALIEGSVGSQAIVRSELATKDRLVTPVINASRALATRLSPSGTSERLARGLDRAGNPSPWTVDRIMGVKGLCLLLGVALALLNVGLSASGLLLAVVAGAAMLHLPDVLLYNVALRRQQQTSKDLADTLDVLSVCVEAGQGFDAALLRVARNSDGPISGEFARVLSEIQIGKSRGDAFSSMGERVSLPEVKNFISAIVQADRLGIPIAKVLREQTAAMRVTRRQKAEEKAQKVTVKILFPLLLCIFPALFVVIIGPGAIQMVEVFSGGAL is encoded by the coding sequence ATGACCATTGTCGTCGTCGGAGTCCTTTTCATCGCCCTTGCCGTGGTCGTGATCGTCATGGCTGTCGGGGCCGGCCCGAGTGGGCCCACCGGGGTGGCGAGGAGTCTCGCGCTGATCGAGGGAAGCGTCGGGTCGCAGGCGATCGTCCGCAGTGAGCTGGCGACCAAGGACCGTCTGGTCACGCCGGTCATCAACGCCTCGCGCGCTCTGGCGACGAGACTCTCCCCGTCCGGGACGTCGGAGCGCTTGGCACGAGGTCTGGACCGCGCCGGGAACCCGTCGCCGTGGACGGTCGATCGGATCATGGGTGTGAAAGGTTTGTGCCTGCTCCTTGGTGTCGCGCTCGCACTGCTGAACGTGGGACTGAGCGCCAGCGGCCTCCTATTGGCGGTCGTGGCGGGAGCAGCGATGCTCCACCTGCCTGACGTCCTGCTCTACAACGTGGCCCTGCGCCGTCAGCAGCAGACCTCCAAGGACCTCGCCGACACCCTTGACGTGCTGAGCGTCTGCGTCGAGGCCGGACAAGGCTTCGACGCCGCCTTGCTGCGGGTGGCCCGCAACAGCGACGGCCCGATCTCGGGGGAGTTCGCCCGGGTGCTCTCGGAGATCCAGATCGGTAAGTCCCGTGGCGACGCCTTCTCGTCAATGGGGGAGCGGGTCTCCCTCCCCGAGGTGAAGAACTTCATCTCGGCCATCGTGCAGGCCGATCGGCTCGGGATCCCGATCGCCAAGGTGTTGCGGGAGCAGACTGCGGCGATGCGCGTGACCCGCCGGCAGAAGGCGGAGGAGAAGGCGCAGAAGGTGACCGTGAAGATTCTCTTCCCACTGCTGCTGTGCATCTTCCCAGCGCTCTTCGTCGTCATCATCGGCCCGGGTGCCATCCAGATGGTGGAAGTCTTCTCCGGCGGAGCGCTCTAG